CATCCTCCAGATCGATGAGGGTCATCTTCTTGCGGATGGCTTGCAGCGCGGCTTCTGAGCACAGAGCGGCCAGATCTGCGCCAACATGGCCGTGGGTCTCTGTGGCGATCtgggatttgtttttgtttaaataggcaaaaaaaacaaaaaaaagttgggatgataaacatttatttgaaaacaCCACTGCAGCATCGGAAAAGATGCCAAgaaaaaatgttgagtttcaCCTCGAATACATTGCTGAACGAagctaaaataaatatttgaggCAATTTAGAGCTAGAATTCACACAAGATATTGTTTATGAAAGAAAACTGTTCACTAGTGTGAAATAAATGataatttatgtttttatgtgtttgttgttCCAATGTCAGTTTCATAATtcaagaggtgtgtgtgtgagtgtgtgtgtgtttatgaaaaaggtttgtttgtcaaaaattgtgcatttttattcatttctaatTATATAGATTCAAGATTCCCTCTTTATTTTCTTGAGTTTTATGAAGAGTGTCAAGTCAGaggaatttcagtcatttaatAAAACTGATATTAGTCCCAATGATTCTTCATTTTCTGATGaactgtgtctgcatgtgtcaGAAATTGAAAGTCAGATCTTGCAATCTTTCTAGTACGCAGTGAGGATTCAGAAACATCTCTGAtgtgagaaaaggaaaacatgaaaatcctccaaaacaaactgcaaatcacagtttttttcaTCAAAGTAAATATTTTGCTGTACATTTTTGATATGTTATATTGAGTCAAGTTAGGTTCTAATCATGTTTTCTTGAAATACTGatgttttttaatgcatttttgaTTAAATATGCTATAAACTATGTCCCTGAAGCCGATCTTCCTAATAAAACCAGTGTTTTGGGCATGCGGACGTCTGTGTGGGACTCACTCTCTCCAGGTCAACATCATCTGACAGTTTCATGTTCTTGGTgtggatctgcaggatttccaGTCGTCCAGTTGAATCTGGGATTCCGATGTCGATCTCCCGGTCAAACCTGCCTGAAGACAGACACCCACGCGTCTGTAACTTTGTAGCTGAAGTGTGTGCGTTTCGGCAcgcgtgtgagcgtgtgcgcGCGGCCGTCCTGACCGAAGCGTCTCAGAGCGGCGTCCACGCTGTTCGGCCGGTTGGTCGCTGCCATGACGACCACGTGAGCTCTCTGCTTCAAGCCATCCATCAGGGTCAGGAGTTGGGACACGATGCGCCTCTCCACTTCACCGTGAGTCTGCGCGCGTGTAGAAAACCCAACAGAGGTTCAGAGTCTGGCACGTCCGCATACTGACAGCGACAAAAGAAGAGCCTGTGCAGCCGGGCCGCGCAGTTTGCTTCTCGactttcctcctgctgcctcaccTTTTCTCTCTTGGGAGCGATGGCATCCAGCTCGTCGATGAAGATGATGGCCGGAGCGTTGTTCTCCGCCTCCTCGAAGGCCTTCCTCAGGTTGCTTTCTGACTCTCCTGCCAGTTTGCTCATGATTTCAGGGCCTGGTGGCAGAATAAGACACATTTTGTTGAGTAATTCCTGCACAAAGCCCCAAATCGCTTCATTATTTCACCAAGAGAGAAAAGTGAGGCAGATTACAGGATGTAAGCCGTACTGATGTGGGAGCATTCAGTGAACTGTATTGGTGACAGTATTTGGATTTTGTTACTTTCTCTATTACAGTCATTGAtgtatttaaaaagagagaagcagGTTTTCCAACAGTCATAATTGAATAATAAATCTGTGTGCCTCTTCTGATCATCCCACACATGTATTTCCATACAAATATGGTTCCAtttcaaaggaaaataaaagaatacTAGAGTCATTGTCTATAAGAACTActgaaaaacacaagttttctTTTATATCGTGCTTTCTCACTATGACAAAGCAAAAACagggtgaatgaatgaaagcattTACCATTAATAAGGAAAAAGAAAGCTCCCGTTTCATTGGCAACAGCTCGAGCCACGAGGGTTTTCCCTGTACCTGCAGGGCCGTAGAGCAGGATCCCTCTGGGAGGCTGAACCAGAGAGAGGATAGGAGAGCACGCTgtgccatgaagaaaaaaaaaaaaacgacacagTGCAACGGAGAGAAGCTGCTGCGTGTCCTACCTTCACCCCGATTGCCTTGAACAGTCCCGGGTGTCTGAGCGGAAGCTCCACCATCTCTTTAATCTGAGCCAGCTGCTTCCGGCAGCCTCCGATGTCGTCGTAGCCGATGTCATTGAGAGTCTCCTCTTCGTCCTGGCACCGAGCAGAAACTCAGACCGGTCAGGACAGACATTCTCCAAACAGGATTATTTAAGTATTTATTCACGTGAACTGTCATGAGATTTTTGTCATCAATATCCACATTTCAGCTGAACAGTAAACAGTGGGTATAGTCTTGGCTTCTGTCCCTCACTCGCCTCTCTTTTGATGGGCTCGCCCTCGCAGTAGATGACTGTGTCCGGGGCCACGATGCAGTGAGGGCTGGGGTCCGTCTCCACCACCTTGAACTCCACCGCCCTCATGCTCCCCCTGATCAAGAATATATCGCCTGACAGCACAGAGAAAAGGCCAGTTTAGGTTGTGCTTTTTCAGTGGGATCACCGGATTCTTTTCTACAGCGATCAGAGCTGTTTTGTACCTTTGTGCACGGGCCGGTAAGCCTCCAGGAAGTACGGTTTGAGGAAAACCTCAAAGAGGTTCCCTGTGAGACCCTGGATGGTGTCATCTATAGGAAGAGTATGGATCTTCTTCCCGTACTTGATATCAGGGCAGGCGTGGACACTGAGAAGACAGAGTGCAAGTGACAAATCAACAATTTTCAGATTAATGACTTTACTTGCATTTCTGTCATCAGGATCATTTTTGAAGCACCATATGTCATTTTATTTCTGCTGGTGCATCTTAAAGTATCAGAATATcattaaaatggaaatattttgtCAGCTTTTCCTTTAtgctttattatttgttttgtcattGTATTAACTGTGAAAATCATGgccttcttttttaaaaaggataCATTTATCTTGTGAAATAATCTATTGGGATACTGCAGTTTTGATTTTCATGTGTTCTAGtcaaaaatgtcttaaaatgaTTCCGTTTGTTTAGGAAATTGGTGTGTATTTGCTCTGATTAACATGGTTTCCTACACCAAGTAAAATTACACCTGGTATGTCAAAAAAATCGGGGAATTTGGGGTCACCAATTCCCGTCACGTGCatgactgtgggaggaaaccacaataggaaaacatgcaaacacagaaaggaactcctgttttgtattttcttcttttactgaaatattctttttaacGGCGTTATTTGTATAGGTACTTTATATAAACTTAGACAAACTAACAGCAGTCATAGTTTGGCACAAGATTTAAAatcattaattattattattaattatcgTATGAAGCGCTTCCTGAACCGACCTGACGACGTCACCGAGCCGCACGCGCAGGTTGCTGCGCGTCACGCGGTTCATCCGGATCTTCTCGTCCCCGCAGGTGTCGTCCGTCAGGACGATGCACACCGTCTGCCGCCGCTTGCGTCCCCTCAGCACCACCGTGTCTcctctgaagagctgcagctcctccgtctTGCTCTGGAGGAGGGTCAAGCTCAGGCTTTAGCACGTGGGTCCTCTGTTCTGACTAACTTGCTCACAATATggagctttttgttgtttttttttgttggtttgttcttttgttttgttttttttttaatgtggataatcacgcacgcacacacacctgggacAGGCTGACGATGCTGCTGTCTTCGTTGAGGGCTTCGTCCACGATGAGTCTGTTGGGCCGGTGTTTCTGCCTCAGGATGGCCGTGGAGAAGTCTTCACCCTTCGGCCTTCCAGACAGGAGGCGCGTTATGACTCTCACATGCAGGCAGGCTCTAATTTCCCCATGTGACACCGAGCTGTATTTAGACCCTCTTTTGCTCTGTGCGTAGCAACAATTTGGAAtctataaacatttttttttaaaaaaaaaaactccctcaATCGTTTCTCAGTGGTTTGTTTGAAACGTTTCATCTGTTTGCAGAGTTGATCAGCCTCGCTCTGATTTATCACTAGAAGTGGTTTCAAGACAAACAACCGCACAGAAAACGTCAGTTCGCCAGATCTGAGAAGTATTCTGCTGTGTGTTCAAATATGGATGagggagagcacacacacacacacacacacgctgtgttTTACTCACTCTGCGCCTCCCGAGCCTGGCATGACTGctcctttttgtcttttcagagtTCAGAAGCCCTCGGTTCCCCTCCCCTCAGGGTTCACTTCTTCACCGGCCTCCTCTCCTGTTAGCCGTGATAAACTCGGAGGTCGACCTCGGGTCTTGACCCTGCCAGAGATTTCACATCTGAGCCCGTCCGACCCGTCCTGGTGATGTTTTGAAGCTTTCTTCTCTCGTTTtaaaccatcttttttttttaattccgaGCTGCAGAGTCCTGTTTATCAGAGGCAGCGCACTGCGCTCATCTGCTTCCCTGTCTTATTATAACTCCATCATGGTCGCACATGCTCATATACACTCAGAGATCAGAGGCTCTTACCTTGGAGAGAGTCCCAGAACAGATATAGCGTAGTATTTCCTCCTCCCCCAACACCGACCAGTGATGGGGGGGTGGGAGCCAGCAGGTCCCGGCCGCTGTGACGCATCCAAAGGATTACTCTCCAAAATGTTCTCACATATTCCTTGTTTCACCTCCAGGAGTGAAACATTTCGGCTCTGAAATAAACTCAAGTCCCGCCGTAGAAAAACTGTATTCTTAATTTAATGGTCTACATGGACTTTTTAAGGCATCTGGAACATTTGTGTGGTTGTGTTATTGAATTGTATGCGTACACTCTTGGAGATGATTCTGAAGTTTGTAAAAATCCTTAAAGAACCCTatttaaatatgcaaatattccAGAGAGCACAGGGACACACCCGAACACAACTGCAGCAACTGAGCTTTCACACATGCTGGTATTTCAATGTAAACTTTTATTACTAAAATTGTcctttaacataaaaaaaaaaacaggagacaaGCAACAAAGGCATTACTGTACATTCCTCTTGTGAGAACCGGGACGATCTCGCCAACAGATTTTAAAGATGGGAATGAAACGGTGTGGAAAACAGAGAATGGGAGGACTTCTGCAGCAACGTCgatggagagagaagagagcgaGAGGTAGAGGAGGTCTGGAAGCAGACCGCGGATCTGATCtcagcaaaaacacaatgaaaccaGTGCGatgaagaaaagacaaactaCGATAACAGCAATTTAAGACCTGGAATGTGCGCAGTTCGAGTTGAGATGGGAACGAGATGTGAGACAGTCTGACTGCATTTGGTTGCTAGTAACGGTAATAACCACTGAAAACTGGTAAAAAGTGCTGGTGGTGTGAgattcattgattgattgactcaGCTGTACCCTGCAATGACATCTCTCCGTCTGATAATGGAATTTCCATAATTCATAAACAAATAATGCATAAAATGAATGTATCTTTAATATATTTACATTCGGCCGAGGAGCTGAGAGTTGATTGTTCTGCTGATTTGGGTTCAGTTCGCTGGTGAGATCGAGCAACATTTCTGCCGCGCTCTCCGACGCTGGTTTCACAAAGACGTGCTCTCGGCGTCTGATCAGCCTTACGTTTACACCCCTGGCCTTCAGAAGTCACTGAACACAACTGAGATCCAGCTGTGCACGATAGCAATGACTGACACCTGCCGAGGAGAAGATGCTTTAAATCAGTTGGTCACACTGCGATTCCAGCTCTGAGGGGAGGGGCTCATTTCTCCCACATAACCCCAGGGTCAACCCATAGACCACTGTCTTTGTGAAACCAGCCCTGGAGAGGTGATGCATATCGGCCAGAGCGGGAAACAAACAGCTCCGTTCAATGATTTTAGGTTTTGGCTACAAAGAACCTCTAAAGCAGAAAGGATCAGCTTATTGCTCGAACAAGCAACTGTGTGCAAAAGGTCAGAAAACTCTGCGCAGGATTGTATTTCCTCTGCAGACAGGATGACGATGACGGGTCGGCATGCCAATCACCTAATGCAACCTCTGGAAATAAGTTTGATCTGCCCAACCTTTGACTTGTAGCAGCTTCGTCCAACACTGGACCACGAgcgcaaccccccccccacccccccaccccaccccccacccatcacAGTCACAAAGATGCCAATTCCTCCAACCTCAGCAAAGCAAAATCTCCGTCTCGGACAAAAATGTGCATGAGggtcaacaaaacacaaaccgtCTACAGatcaatcaataaaaaaacagcaaagtgcttgattttagtttaaaaaaaaaggtaaaaagtgTACTTGCATGATTGTTTTGCATCTCTGCTGCTTAAAATGCCGCGTTTATGAGTTTAttccctccctccatcagtttgtgctccgtttggcagAAACGCCTTGTCGTCCACAGagggaactgtgtgtgtgtgtgtgtgtgtgtgtgtgtgtgtgtgtgtgtgtgtgtgatctgacATGACATGAGAGTGAAGTGTATTGTTTTCTATATCAGGCATGCATTTTTACACTAGCTGAGTTATATATAGACACACACGAGTcctgtgttattgtgtgtgtgttgttagcAGTCTTCGTCctcaaagtgtgttttctgcagcacCTTGACATGTCGCTCATAGATCTTGAGTGCGGGGCCGAGCCTGATGGACAGGCCTGTCAGGACGTCGTTCCGCTGCATGAGGAGGAGAGACTTCCCATCGATTTCCTGATGAAGAGAGCAAGGATGGGTTACAGCCTGCCGGTGGCGCCCCCTAACGGCCATGAGTGATGCCTGCGGGCTCACCTGGGTCCTGAAGGCGGCGGCCTGCTCGGGGAAGCCTGCTGCGGTGAAGTAACTGACCACGTCAGACACCGTCCAGTCCGCCGGGCTGCCGCTGGCCCCCTCACTCTTCATCAGCCTGGAAGCCACAAGCCGTGGAACAGGAGTCAGCTTTTGTAGCTACGATACAGATACTTTTACTTGCGGAAATAGCTGCACGCACGAGCCAAAGATAACAGCGTAGATGCTGTTGAGATCAGAATGTGTTTAACGTAAGAGCGAGCTGTGATCCGTCATTAGGTTTGGACTCCAGCAGATCTCAGACACCTGTGCAGAGACATGCATCAGCGATGCCAGCATCTGTTCTGCACTCACCCTCCGCCGAAGCCTCGCTCTTCAGGCGGGCCCGAGTCTCTCGGGGAGGCAGTGGGAGTGAGCAGACACGACGACACTCCAACCTCCGTCTTACACTCCAAGCCTGTTAGGAACACATTCACAGCCAGCTGTGACTCCAAACACCACAATGTCGTAAATTCAGAGAGCATCGCAAAGAGCGGGACTCACTGTTAAAGCCCGACGATGAGTGATTTATGCCATCTGGCTGGGTCCcattctgaaaaaacaaaaaagaggagacagagtcagaggaCTGCTGAAAGAGTCACTGTTATCTGACCTCCACCTGAGATGAAGGACGAGGCGAGCGGGAGCAAAACTGCACTGGGACACTTCAGGCCATCTGCTGTGAGGGTGTAAACGGTGATGTGCAAGGTATTTAGAAGactgatggaggagtggagccTGGCGCCGATGAGAAAACTCTTGTCACTTTAACCTGAAAGACTAAAAAAAACTACCTCAGTCATCCTCAGCTTCCATCACCCACAGAGCTCCATAGTGCACATGGATGTAACAGGGTCTCTCACACAGTCATAATAAGCTGCTGTCTCAggaaaaaatataataaaaaaataaaataaaataattcagaAGCGCATGTATCATGGGCGTTCTGTTTGGATGTGGGGTGACTGGATGAGGCCAgggctctgcagcctctcctatctaaagagacatttttgtcaaacaaacaaaactcctTTAATCATAAAAGAGGACACACGTCGCTTATGTTTATGTAGTGTTTCTCAACATTTCATGACTGCAATGTAGAGTTTTCATGGTTTAGCTTCTGCAGCCATTTTTAGCCTGATTGAGCGAGTTTGGTTGTTTTAGCCACTCTCATTTGTGACCAttaattttcagtcattttagcCAGTTTAATCCTTTGATTAGTTTTGCTCCATTCTTGtccatttcaaacattttgacaaatttttCTAAGCCACTCCTccttacacttttttttctctggtctttagcaattttagcagtTTGTAGAATTTTTAACTACTTTATCCAGCAGAGTCTTTTTGATTTGAGAGGTTTGGAATTAAAACAGGAACAGCATCCCAGCAGAGTAAACACTTTCCAGTCTCTGTTCATTTTGCTTTTGAGAAGCGTTTAAGCCTGACTCCTCTCGACTCCTCTGTGCAGAAATGATCCACCGCTGCTCTCGATCAGGACCCCGGTGGAGGGCGAAGTGCTGGAGATTTGACATGTGCTCCAGATCTCCATGAAACTAAACATAACGCCTCACAATCATGACTTCAATCTGTTCACAGACATTTTTTGATGGGATTCAGGTTTAATTTGTAACACTAATGAGTTTCCTTTTGGCCCTGAACATGAGATCTAAATCATCTCTGGTTCATTACCAGTTAATACCAACATTACTCTAAAAGaatgtaaataatgtcacagTTATCTTCTCCATTCTATATTATTGTCACTGTtacttattatttattgttcATATTCTTTCTTTTGCTGTTGCTCATTTGATCCTGATGAGCTCTCAATCAGATTACAGAACATGAAGTTAATTACACAAAATAATAATCTAATTCTGCACTAAACTGTATTCAGAAATAACTTTGATGACTTTCTGTAATCTGAGGTGAGATTCTCTGCTCTTGTCATCTCGATTACAGGATttgttttgaagattttttttttctatttgagcACTgataaaagacacaaaactcCACAAGTAAAGAGATTAAGGAGAATCGGTGAAATGACAGCACAGACACAGATTTGACCTTTGTGATTATCTCACTGAGACGCAGCGCACATATTAACGATTCAATCTCCTAGATAGAGCTTAAAGCTTTACAGCGTGATATTAACGTTTGCTTTTGCAGCAGTGGGAattgtgaacacacactgaccgtGGATGATGTTACAACAAGCAGAATGTCAAATTATGCATGGAAATTTTAtgatgtggaaagaaaaacgGATACAAAGTAAATTTGATATCAGTATGATACAAGATTCTGAGCTTCACAAACTGACCTGATAAGCACAAACGCTTTTGTCCATAATAAATACAACTTCACATTTCAGTCAGCTTTAAAACACAGTGACAACATAACTCACTGAAAAGTAGCATTTTAAAGTACTTCTTAAAGACAAATTGCTATTATATACTTACACACTGCAATTTTTCATCTAATTTACACTTTATCCAACTTTACGGTTTAGTTTAGCTTCATTTTCTTCTCCTATGGCCTTAATTTGATTACATTCATCTACACAAACTGTCTGTAATACCATGGTGTTATTTTTGCTTTATGTGGAAATCTTTTTGCTTTacatgttttgcatttcaatttTTATATCAGTAAgtgctgaaggagaaaaaacatgcaaataaatgtatttttcttattcTCTGTTCTTATTCTAATTCTTCAAATTACGGTTGCAGAAAGACTcaacaggtcaccagtccatcacagaaaaaaacacacatttacaacaATTTTCAATTTAGGGTCACTAATGAACCGCATGTTCATGTTTTAGGAAACCAGAGTGCCTGAAGAAAACAGACGCAGGATCAGAACATCCacattccacacagaaagaactAGAACCTGAGCCAATGAGAATCCTAACTGCACTCACTTATTCTGGTAACGCATGTGAAAAAGTACTATATCATAATAAAAACCAAGAAAAGAGATGTAAATGTTTCACTCACTTGCGTCTCCATATGTAGCTGCTCAGGGGAAAAAGCTCTGTCCTCCAGTGTGCCATTACACTGTGAGAGCGGCGCTCccggagcaggtggaggctcggTCTTAGGGTGGAAATCGGGCGTGGAAGTCTCTGAAAAACCAGCAGTATGAGTCAGAAGAttaggaggaagcagcagcaagtGTTCCCACACAGTATattaaaacaacagcaatgCAACTCCCAGAATAAAATCATTcaatctttaaaaatgaaaataacattaaaagttaaaataaaaccaGTTCATGCTCAACTTAAATCCGATGGCTCACTTTTAAAAGTTATAAATGGAAAACataaatggaaagaaaagcaTCAGCATCTGTGTTTAAgatcagttgtgtgtgtgtgtgtgtgtgtgtgtgtgtgtgtgtgtgtgtgtgtgtgtgtgtgtgtgtgtgtgtgtgtgtgtgtgtgtgtgtgtgtgtgtgtgtgtgtgtgttctatttCCAATTAAAAAGAAGTCTTAAATGATTTGCTaggctccatcctcctccaacCAATGAGGGATTGACGGATGATTTCTGCATAGTTGCATTCTTTCTCATTCATCTCAGCATTACTACAGAACTCATACTGGagttaaaatgaaatgtgtgtgttcacgaACGTGAAGGCTAAAATGTGAAGGAAGGCCGATGTGGATTTAAATGGATTAAATGAAATCGATTCTGCAGCTACAGTTTAATGAGCCAGATGACGATTATAAGCAGCGGAAGATGATAACAACAGTTGCCTGTTTAATTAGTGTTTGTCAGGAGTCCACatacgcacgtgcacacacacacacacacacctttgccaccctgctgctgctgctgctggggactCTCCTGCTTTGATGCTGTCTGGATCTCAGCATCTTCTCTGGATTTCTCAATGAGCCCTGGTTCGGTTGTCATGGCTACCAGGGATAGTCCTCCCTCCTCATCAGAACTCCGGggatcatcctcctcctcctcctcctcctcctcctcttcttcttcttcattctctccCCGCTCCTCTGTTTCCATTGGCTCATTCTCTCTGCGAGAGGGCGACGGCGGCTGCATTGACATAAAGTTGTACAAGAAATCGGTTTCCGTTATTTAAAAAGGTGAATTGAGGCGAGGCGGCCGCTTCCGTTCGGTTTCAATCTGTTCAAGTTTTTGTTCGGCGTGGCTCTTAGTGATTTGGTGATATTAGGCCTGCCGCACTTCTTTTTTCGGGCGGATACTGTTActgaaaaaatttttttttaaaaaacctcCCACTTGAGAGAGACACActgaaatatcaaaaataacaaaagccGCCTACTGTATAGCCCACTCAAGTTTGCGGTCCCCACCggggaggcggggagggaggagaggcgaTACAAAGGATTTAATGAGGCACGAAGCGGGAGGGATGCGGGAAGAGACCGGAGAGGCGGATTACAGGGAGGAAACAGCGGGGTCGGGACAGAGCAGGAATCACATCGAAAATGCGTGATCGAGCAGTGATGCCCggcagtttttgtgtttttttttttttttgttttgtttggcgtGAGGTCTCCGCCGGCCTGCGCGGCCGGGCGGCGCGCACAGGAGCGCGGCAGCGGCACGTCTCAAGTTTAGACAGACACCGCCTACTGCGCGCCAGGCCCAGACACTCCGCGCTCCGCCAAAGTTCCTGCCAGCCAGATCACACCGAAAACACTCATCTGGACGCGAAACCGGGCGGCTCTCGTGCTCGCGCCATGCAGAGACGCTCTTTATGGTGCGCGCGCTCGT
The nucleotide sequence above comes from Salarias fasciatus chromosome 6, fSalaFa1.1, whole genome shotgun sequence. Encoded proteins:
- the LOC115390001 gene encoding transitional endoplasmic reticulum ATPase-like, producing MPGSGGAEPKGEDFSTAILRQKHRPNRLIVDEALNEDSSIVSLSQSKTEELQLFRGDTVVLRGRKRRQTVCIVLTDDTCGDEKIRMNRVTRSNLRVRLGDVVSVHACPDIKYGKKIHTLPIDDTIQGLTGNLFEVFLKPYFLEAYRPVHKGDIFLIRGSMRAVEFKVVETDPSPHCIVAPDTVIYCEGEPIKREDEEETLNDIGYDDIGGCRKQLAQIKEMVELPLRHPGLFKAIGVKPPRGILLYGPAGTGKTLVARAVANETGAFFFLINGPEIMSKLAGESESNLRKAFEEAENNAPAIIFIDELDAIAPKREKTHGEVERRIVSQLLTLMDGLKQRAHVVVMAATNRPNSVDAALRRFGRFDREIDIGIPDSTGRLEILQIHTKNMKLSDDVDLERIATETHGHVGADLAALCSEAALQAIRKKMTLIDLEDETIDADVLNSLAVTMDDFQWALSQSNPSALRETTAEVPQVSWEDVGGLDEVKRELQELVQYPVEYPDKFLKFGMTPSRGVLFYGPPGCGKTLLAKAIANECQANFVSIKGPEMLTMWFGESEANVRDVFDKARQAAPCILFFDELDSIAKSRGGGAGDAGGAADRVINQILTEMDGMSDKKNVFIIGATNRPDIIDSAILRPGRLDQLIYIPLPDKPSRRAILNANLRKSPVARDVDLDYLSRITEGFSGADLTEICQRACKLAIREAIEAEIKAERQRQNRPGIPMDEDFDPVPEIRKDHFEEAMRFARRSVSDNDIRKYEMFAQTLQQSRGFGNFRFPSAAGGQSGTQGSESGRPGLHREHGDDDLYQ